Genomic window (Streptomyces sp. NBC_01431):
CCATGACCCTTCGGGTGGGCAGCTTCAGGCCTGGCTGGAGAACGACACCGCACAGTGGGCGTTGCTTGCCGCCCTGACGGCGGGCCAGAGCGCCCACGTACGGATCTGCCATGGCACGTCCACGGTCGAGCTGTGCGCACAGCGGGTGGTCAAGGCGCCGGCCGTGGTCACCCCCTGACTTCGGCCCTCCTGGACAAGGCCCAATCGCCTGCGCTGAGGGGGTATCCGTCAAGCAGGTGGAACGATGGCTCGGGGACGGTGAGTTGACCCCGCATGCCAGGAACCGCGCGGACGCCTGTCAGGTGTTGGGAGTGGATGAAGACGTGATCTGGCCGCGGGCGGTCAAGGACCGCATCAAGACGGGCGACGACCGTGAACTGGTCCACAGCTATCCCTACCGGTCCGCATGCCCTTCCACGGTCTGGGCCGAGGTGGTGGAACGCGCGGACTCGGACATCTTCCTGGCCGGGTACACCAATTACTTCTTCTGGACGCAGATCCCCGCGTTCGCGGATGTCGTGCGCCGGAAGGCCGAGTCCGGCTGCCGGGTCCGGTTCCTGCTCGGGGACCCTGGGGGACAGGTGACGCGGCAGCGGGAGGCCGTCGAGGACGTGGCTCT
Coding sequences:
- a CDS encoding XRE family transcriptional regulator; the encoded protein is MDEDVIWPRAVKDRIKTGDDRELVHSYPYRSACPSTVWAEVVERADSDIFLAGYTNYFFWTQIPAFADVVRRKAESGCRVRFLLGDPGGQVTRQREAVEDVALNVSTRIRLTLESLTRLAAVEGLEARFSAPLDAVNHVSLSVFRFDDEALVTPHLARLAGHDSPLLHLRRRGPGGMFDRFAGHAEELWSRGVPVPR